One window of Candidatus Tokpelaia hoelldoblerii genomic DNA carries:
- the guaA gene encoding GMP synthase (glutamine-hydrolyzing) (bhsal13620), with product MNTHTDTILIIDFGSQVTQLIARRVREAGVYSEIVPFQLAETSFARIRPKAVILSGSPHSTTEIGSPRAPQSIFEAGIPVLGICYGEQTMCAQLGGKVEAGHEREFGRASLQVEEDSPLFAGLWKKGSQHQVWMSHGDRVVSLPEGFKVIGTSKGAPFAAIADEKRHFYAVQFHPEVAHTPDGAKLIGNFVHNIAGLKGDWTMAAYREQAVAAIRSQVGSGRVICGLSGGVDSSVAAVLIHEAIGDQLTCILVDHGLMRKDEAQQVVSMFRETYDIPLVHVDASGLFLDALDGVSDPEQKRKTIGRLFIEVFEEEAKKLGGAEFLAQGTLYPDVIESVSFTGGPSVTIKSHHNVGGLPERMNMKLVEPLRELFKDEVRVLGRELGLPESFIGRHPFPGPGLAIRCPGVVTRDKLEILREADAVYLDEIRKSGLYDAIWQAFAVLLPVQTVGVMGDGRTYEYVCALRAVTSVDGMTADFYPYDMEFLGRAATRIINEVRGINRVVYDVTSKPPGTIEWE from the coding sequence ATGAACACACACACTGATACTATTCTTATCATTGATTTTGGCAGCCAGGTCACCCAGCTTATCGCGCGGCGTGTGCGCGAAGCGGGCGTTTACTCCGAAATTGTTCCGTTTCAATTGGCAGAAACCAGCTTTGCCCGTATAAGGCCAAAGGCGGTCATTCTGTCCGGCAGCCCGCATTCCACCACCGAGATCGGCAGCCCGCGTGCGCCGCAGTCCATATTCGAGGCCGGTATTCCGGTGCTCGGGATTTGTTATGGTGAACAGACCATGTGCGCGCAATTGGGCGGTAAGGTGGAAGCAGGCCATGAACGCGAGTTTGGCCGGGCTTCTTTGCAGGTGGAAGAAGACAGCCCGCTGTTTGCCGGTCTGTGGAAAAAAGGTTCGCAACATCAGGTGTGGATGAGCCATGGCGACCGTGTTGTTTCCCTGCCGGAAGGTTTTAAGGTGATCGGCACGTCCAAGGGCGCGCCCTTTGCCGCTATTGCTGATGAAAAACGCCATTTCTATGCCGTGCAGTTCCACCCTGAAGTGGCGCATACACCGGATGGCGCGAAGCTTATCGGCAATTTTGTCCACAACATTGCCGGCCTGAAAGGCGACTGGACGATGGCCGCCTATCGTGAGCAGGCGGTTGCCGCTATCCGCAGCCAGGTCGGGTCAGGCCGGGTTATCTGCGGCCTGTCGGGCGGGGTGGATTCCTCTGTGGCGGCGGTGCTGATTCATGAAGCCATCGGCGATCAGCTGACCTGCATTCTGGTTGATCACGGCCTTATGCGCAAGGACGAGGCGCAGCAGGTGGTTTCAATGTTCCGCGAAACCTATGATATTCCGCTGGTGCATGTTGATGCTTCTGGCCTGTTTCTGGACGCGCTGGATGGTGTGAGCGATCCTGAGCAGAAACGCAAAACCATTGGCCGCCTGTTTATCGAGGTTTTTGAGGAAGAAGCGAAAAAACTCGGCGGTGCTGAATTCCTGGCGCAGGGTACGCTTTATCCGGATGTGATTGAAAGCGTTTCATTCACTGGCGGGCCTTCTGTCACCATCAAGAGCCATCACAATGTCGGCGGTCTGCCGGAGCGGATGAACATGAAGCTGGTGGAACCGCTGCGTGAATTGTTCAAGGATGAAGTGCGGGTGCTGGGGCGTGAACTCGGTTTGCCGGAAAGTTTTATCGGCCGTCATCCTTTTCCGGGGCCGGGGCTTGCTATCCGCTGCCCGGGCGTTGTCACGCGCGACAAGCTGGAAATCTTGCGGGAAGCGGACGCGGTCTATCTTGATGAAATCCGTAAATCCGGGCTTTATGACGCAATCTGGCAGGCTTTTGCCGTGCTTTTGCCAGTGCAGACGGTCGGCGTTATGGGCGATGGCCGCACCTATGAATATGTCTGCGCGCTGCGCGCTGTCACTTCTGTTGATGGCATGACGGCGGATTTTTATCCCTATGACATGGAGTTTCTCGGACGGGCGGCAACGCGGATTATCAATGAGGTGCGTGGTATCAACCGTGTCGTCTATGATGTTACATCCAAGCCCCCGGGCACGATCGAGTGGGAATAA
- a CDS encoding Hypothetical protein (bhsal13600) has product MESIIPLIVQVVSGAIGGNIAGAFKKLSLGATGNSIAGGIGGLLSGTVAGPIMNMISSPGTEGAVSGLIGQAASGGLSGLIITAVVGFIRNQMRRH; this is encoded by the coding sequence ATGGAATCAATTATCCCCCTTATTGTTCAGGTTGTTTCCGGTGCGATCGGCGGAAATATCGCCGGCGCCTTTAAAAAACTGAGCCTCGGAGCAACAGGCAATTCCATCGCCGGTGGTATTGGCGGGCTGTTGTCCGGCACTGTCGCCGGTCCGATTATGAATATGATATCCAGCCCGGGTACAGAAGGCGCAGTATCAGGCCTTATCGGGCAGGCGGCCAGCGGCGGTCTTTCCGGTCTGATCATCACAGCGGTTGTCGGTTTTATCCGCAACCAGATGAGAAGACACTGA
- a CDS encoding Hypothetical protein (bhsal13580) — translation MFRQISCACKYLGQMANMMIGVPDYDTYAAHMKIAHPDRQPMTYAEFFRERQDTRYGGKGGFKCC, via the coding sequence ATGTTCCGCCAGATTTCCTGCGCCTGCAAATATCTCGGCCAGATGGCCAATATGATGATCGGCGTTCCTGATTATGATACTTATGCCGCCCATATGAAAATCGCCCATCCTGACCGGCAGCCAATGACCTATGCCGAATTTTTCCGCGAACGGCAGGACACGCGCTATGGCGGCAAGGGCGGTTTCAAATGCTGCTAG
- a CDS encoding Hypothetical protein (bhsal13590), with translation MDKLAFATIIGPLVERPVLIFLVNVALRMVFKPC, from the coding sequence ATGGATAAACTTGCCTTTGCAACTATCATTGGCCCTTTGGTGGAAAGGCCTGTTCTGATTTTTCTTGTCAATGTCGCTCTGCGGATGGTTTTCAAGCCGTGTTGA
- a CDS encoding Hypothetical protein (bhsal13610) → MVTVAPIFNIVVDDLTTKPVTDVSVLYVGQKKVVSAEQTSAGHDAGAYAGWDNSRNREHISRNEKGRLAPGEKAAQEAGEGARVARLAVTDDPKTFKGLSREQLSEILTNRNGFYNADQKAIARSILWEELKEGYEARLKNNTQDAFGALADIVMFMDRAGPFEKQTFPWNNMRAAVVSAYGKLALREQRPATDFSIDSELYLRLKQMYDKVYGDDRLELEESNAPVKLLSNPEFQAIKDYYQQEMENGLLLRL, encoded by the coding sequence ATGGTTACAGTTGCACCAATCTTTAATATTGTTGTCGATGATCTCACCACAAAGCCTGTGACTGATGTCAGTGTGCTGTATGTTGGTCAGAAGAAGGTCGTTTCTGCTGAGCAGACATCTGCCGGTCATGATGCGGGGGCCTATGCAGGCTGGGATAACAGCAGAAACAGGGAGCATATTTCCCGTAATGAAAAAGGGCGGCTTGCTCCGGGGGAAAAAGCGGCGCAGGAAGCCGGTGAGGGGGCCAGGGTTGCGCGTCTTGCCGTGACGGATGACCCTAAAACTTTCAAGGGGCTTTCACGTGAACAACTGTCCGAAATTTTGACAAACCGGAACGGCTTTTATAATGCCGATCAGAAAGCCATTGCCCGGTCCATCCTGTGGGAAGAGCTGAAAGAAGGCTATGAAGCGCGGTTGAAAAATAACACGCAGGATGCTTTTGGCGCTTTGGCCGATATTGTGATGTTCATGGACAGGGCGGGGCCATTTGAGAAGCAGACTTTTCCGTGGAATAATATGCGTGCGGCGGTTGTTTCCGCCTATGGAAAGCTGGCGCTGAGAGAACAGCGGCCTGCGACGGATTTCAGCATTGACAGTGAGCTGTATCTGCGTCTGAAGCAGATGTATGATAAAGTTTATGGCGATGACAGGCTTGAGCTGGAAGAGAGCAATGCGCCGGTGAAACTGTTGTCAAATCCGGAATTTCAGGCAATCAAGGATTATTACCAGCAGGAAATGGAAAACGGCCTGCTGTTGCGCCTGTAA
- the cstA gene encoding Carbon starvation protein A (bhsal13570), producing MDAPKAGSGISRFFLIILTLLGAFSLGVIALKRGEPVNAMWIVVAAVCVYIISYRLYGIFILNRVLGADATRMTPAVRHNDGLDYVPTDKHILYGHHFAAIAGAGPLVGPVLAAQMGYLPGVLWILAGCVLAGAVQDFMVLFMSTRRDGRSLGEIVRMEMGNFAGAVALVACFMIMIIILGVLAMIVVKALAGSPWGTYTVAFTIPLALFMGVYLRYLRPGRVGEISVIGLVLLLFAIISGDWIAKSTHAAWFTFTEVQLTFIVVLYGFIAAVLPVWLLLAPRDYLSTFLKIGTILALAIGIIILRPTLEMPALTRYINGTGPVWAGNLFPFLFITIACGAVSGFHALIASGTTPKMLANEQQAAYIGYGGMLMESFVAIMALIAACVINPGIYFAMNTPLSVLAPAGTADAAGAVAATINSWGFHITPEMLSQTARDVGEASIISKAGGAPTLAVGMAHILHHAIGGFINMSFWYHFAILFEALFILTAVDAGTRSARFMLQDLLGTLHPALKNTRNLFANLLATALVVLCWGFFVYQGAVDPKGGIYTLWPLFGIANQMLAGMALTLCAAVLFKMKRQRYAWVAIFPAIFLFACTMTAGWQKIFDKKLSFFSAAQKATDPQIIFNNTINGMLTAFFMICVFVLALYSIKTAFIALKSDKPTSAETPYEPLPLACQTQA from the coding sequence ATGGATGCACCGAAAGCCGGTTCCGGTATTTCCCGCTTTTTTCTGATTATACTGACACTGCTTGGCGCATTTTCCCTCGGCGTTATCGCCCTTAAACGCGGCGAGCCTGTCAACGCCATGTGGATTGTCGTTGCCGCCGTCTGCGTCTATATCATCTCTTACAGACTCTATGGTATTTTCATCCTCAACCGTGTGCTGGGCGCCGACGCGACCCGCATGACGCCCGCCGTGCGTCATAATGACGGGCTCGATTATGTGCCGACGGACAAACATATCCTCTACGGCCATCACTTTGCCGCGATTGCCGGGGCAGGGCCGCTGGTCGGCCCGGTTCTTGCCGCGCAGATGGGCTATCTGCCCGGCGTCCTGTGGATTCTGGCCGGCTGTGTGCTGGCCGGCGCCGTGCAGGATTTCATGGTGCTGTTCATGTCCACCCGCCGCGATGGCCGCTCCCTGGGCGAAATTGTCCGTATGGAAATGGGGAATTTTGCCGGCGCCGTCGCCCTTGTCGCCTGCTTTATGATCATGATCATCATTCTCGGCGTTCTCGCCATGATTGTGGTCAAGGCGCTGGCCGGCAGCCCGTGGGGCACCTATACCGTCGCCTTCACCATTCCGCTTGCGCTTTTCATGGGGGTTTATCTGCGTTACCTGCGCCCCGGGCGCGTGGGCGAGATTTCGGTTATCGGCCTTGTTCTGCTGCTGTTCGCTATCATTTCCGGCGACTGGATTGCCAAAAGCACCCACGCCGCCTGGTTTACCTTTACGGAAGTGCAACTGACCTTTATCGTTGTTCTTTACGGGTTTATCGCCGCCGTTCTGCCGGTCTGGCTGCTGCTTGCCCCGCGTGACTATCTCTCCACCTTCCTGAAAATCGGCACCATTCTCGCTCTGGCCATCGGTATTATCATTTTGCGCCCAACGCTGGAAATGCCCGCCCTGACCCGATACATTAACGGCACAGGGCCGGTCTGGGCCGGTAATCTCTTTCCATTTCTGTTTATCACCATCGCCTGTGGCGCTGTTTCCGGCTTTCACGCGCTGATCGCTTCCGGCACAACGCCCAAAATGCTCGCCAATGAACAGCAAGCCGCCTATATCGGCTATGGCGGCATGCTGATGGAATCCTTTGTCGCCATCATGGCGCTGATTGCCGCCTGTGTTATCAACCCCGGTATTTATTTCGCCATGAACACGCCTCTGTCCGTCCTTGCACCGGCCGGCACAGCGGATGCCGCCGGCGCGGTGGCGGCGACCATCAACAGCTGGGGCTTTCATATCACACCGGAAATGCTCAGCCAGACCGCCCGTGATGTCGGTGAGGCATCCATCATTTCCAAAGCAGGCGGCGCGCCCACCCTTGCTGTCGGCATGGCGCATATTCTGCATCATGCCATAGGCGGTTTCATCAATATGTCCTTCTGGTATCATTTTGCCATTCTGTTTGAGGCGCTGTTTATCCTCACCGCTGTTGATGCCGGCACCCGTTCCGCCCGTTTCATGTTGCAGGATCTGCTCGGCACCCTGCACCCCGCCCTGAAAAACACCCGCAATCTTTTTGCCAATCTGTTGGCGACCGCGCTTGTCGTGCTGTGCTGGGGCTTTTTTGTCTATCAGGGCGCGGTTGACCCCAAAGGCGGCATTTACACCCTGTGGCCGCTGTTTGGCATCGCCAACCAGATGCTGGCGGGCATGGCGCTGACGCTGTGCGCGGCAGTGCTGTTTAAAATGAAACGCCAGCGTTATGCTTGGGTGGCGATTTTTCCGGCAATCTTTCTGTTCGCCTGCACCATGACAGCGGGCTGGCAGAAAATCTTTGACAAAAAACTCAGCTTTTTCAGCGCCGCGCAAAAAGCAACCGACCCGCAAATCATCTTCAACAACACCATAAACGGTATGTTGACGGCATTTTTCATGATTTGCGTGTTTGTTCTGGCGCTTTATTCGATCAAAACCGCATTTATCGCTCTGAAAAGCGACAAACCAACCAGTGCTGAAACGCCTTATGAACCACTGCCTCTGGCTTGTCAGACACAAGCGTAG